A part of Larkinella insperata genomic DNA contains:
- a CDS encoding manganese catalase family protein, with protein MILKMDRLPIELPTPSNPSPNDAAAVQELLGGKFGEMSTLMNYTYQSFNFRGRKKIRPFYDVISSIAGEEYGHIEVVAYTVNLLLTGTSKRGMDPTTTPLADAVNARNTHHFIASGQSALPMDSMGHFWTGQNVFNSGNLKLDLLHNFFLECGARANKMRVYEMVSDPTARTMIGYLLVRGGLHVVAYAKALEKLTGVEVTKLLPIPNLSNNAFPEAKKFMENKLHLKLYTFSKDDYQKAGLIWNGTHPDDGQEVEVVFGHPEGFPVPDLEEEPQLNAPGDDEIDPEMFADIAKKLGIKL; from the coding sequence ATGATTTTGAAGATGGACCGGCTGCCGATTGAGCTGCCTACCCCGAGTAACCCGTCGCCAAACGATGCGGCTGCCGTACAGGAACTTCTTGGTGGAAAGTTCGGAGAGATGTCGACCCTGATGAACTACACCTACCAGTCGTTCAACTTCAGAGGCCGCAAGAAAATCCGTCCTTTTTACGATGTCATCAGCAGCATCGCGGGCGAGGAGTACGGCCATATCGAGGTGGTCGCTTACACCGTCAATCTGCTGCTGACCGGCACCAGCAAACGCGGTATGGACCCGACGACAACACCCCTGGCCGATGCCGTAAACGCGCGCAACACACACCATTTTATTGCCAGTGGACAGTCGGCGTTGCCGATGGACTCGATGGGGCACTTCTGGACGGGGCAAAATGTGTTCAACAGCGGTAACCTGAAGCTCGATCTGTTGCACAATTTCTTCCTGGAGTGTGGGGCACGCGCCAATAAGATGCGGGTCTACGAAATGGTCAGCGACCCGACGGCCCGGACCATGATCGGTTACCTGCTGGTGCGGGGCGGTTTACACGTCGTGGCGTATGCCAAAGCGCTCGAAAAGCTAACCGGCGTGGAAGTGACCAAGCTGCTGCCGATCCCCAACCTGAGCAACAACGCTTTCCCGGAAGCGAAGAAGTTCATGGAAAACAAACTGCACCTGAAACTGTATACATTCAGCAAAGACGATTACCAGAAAGCGGGGCTGATCTGGAACGGTACACACCCCGACGACGGCCAGGAAGTGGAGGTGGTTTTCGGCCATCCTGAAGGCTTCCCGGTGCCGGATCTGGAAGAAGAGCCGCAACTGAACGCCCCCGGCGACGATGAAATCGATCCGGAAATGTTTGCGGACATCGCCAAGAAGCTGGGCATCAAATTATAA